The following coding sequences lie in one Myxococcus xanthus genomic window:
- a CDS encoding acyl-CoA dehydrogenase family protein, whose protein sequence is MTDPACIVADRCLQLLGGYGYMKEYSFAHLFADTRVLRILAGANEIMKELVARSP, encoded by the coding sequence GTGACGGACCCTGCGTGCATCGTCGCCGACCGTTGCTTGCAGTTGCTCGGGGGGTACGGGTACATGAAGGAGTACTCCTTCGCCCACCTGTTCGCGGACACGCGTGTGCTGCGAATCCTTGCCGGCGCGAACGAGATCATGAAAGAGCTCGTCGCCCGTTCCCCGTAG